tagttaattttcgttgaagatacgaaaaatgaactaaaattctggaaaattcttgtaataaattattgtaaaaatcttcttaaatttacgagacacttttttttctgtgtatatttcaaatttaaggcaatGTCGGACCAGATACCAACAGTcttcagtatatgtatttatagaCAAGTCACGGTATTctgtcgcggattttgggctccccataagaaatacatgtaaataagtgttcgcctaccgcctatcgctatggttatatttacacacttagtGTGTAagtatagcgataggcggtaggcgaacacttatttaactgcctgttcatgaaacacaaaatcgGCTCGggacgaatcgttcgtctagattgaaactaaaataactgTAGATATAACATATTTGCTAGAAAATCCTGAAATTTGTCATGAACTCATTATTTATGATTAACTATCGAACAGCGAAACAATTGGGATTCCACAGACTCTGGctttcgagatatcaatatgGGATTTTTGAAGAATCGTTCGTCTCGAGGCGATCGAAACTGGCAGTAAGTGTATTTCtcatgggaagcccaaaatttGGCGACACGCCGCTCGCCGTCATGGTATTCCATCGCGGAATTTGAGCTTCCCATACATAAGAAATGCACGTAAAGAAGTGGTCGCCTATCGCTAtgtttatatttacacactaaatgGCAACACTACTTTATTTTTCTCCACCGCCTATCGCTACGTATGTCACATTATTTTGCCGCGTATTTTAGCCTTGCCATAAGAAATAAAAGTCGCCAGTCGACATTAGCTTTGGTTGCGAATAATTTGAAAACTGTTTCTTCTATTGTGTGGAATACGAAAGCTCAGACTTATTGAGAAAAACTCACTTTGTATAACTCCAGGATCCATCGGTTAACATGGCGTTGCTACTTTTAGTCCATATTATAGAGCTCTCTCGACAATCCTCAGACCATATGCGGGCACACCAATCACCAACGGTTAGGAAATTCTTAACAAATGCTGGATTACGCATTATGGCATAGACGGGACCCAGGTGACACATCATCTGgagaaaaattcgattttcaattATACACGATTGACAAagcaatattttcataaatataatgaaCTCTTTAATTATATCTATGAAATTATTCCTTTagattttatcgaaaatgttctttctatggaaGCTCACCCTCAATTGTATCTTCTCAATGGGAGTCTTGCCCTTACGATTACACCCAAAAAGCATACCCATTTCAGAGCCAGCCATAAAACGTGTGGGAATTGTTGTCTCATATTCCAGAACCGATACACCATAGGACCTCGAGAGATCTTGTTCATCACTTTTCACCGGATCCATAAGTAGACGATCCAAAGGCTCTGTTAGCTTTCGTGTATCCCACCATAATACCTGACCATCTGAGCCTCCGGAAAAGAATTCCGTACCACTTTTGGAGTTATTCCACAATACCGAATTCACCGGATCTCGATGACATATTTCTCTTTCGCTTATCATCACCGGATATTTACCATGTCTTGTGTCCCAGGCTGCAACCTGACCATTATACATGCCACTCACCAAACTGGTGGGATCCTTCTGATTGTATTCCAAACAAACACATGGGACCTTTGGCTCCAACGTCAGATAGGGTTCATTGGGATTTTCCAATTCCCAAATATATGAGTTGCATTTTTGGCCGGTCTTATCACCTTGAAATTTCATATCACAGTGACTGACAGCTATCTTAATACCACCATCGGGTGACCAACTGAGATGGGTTACCGGTACTTTAATGGGATTGGGATCTCTATAGACATTGATGGTACGTGATCTACATGGCTCCGGCAATGGAGCCGGTTCCAAATCATCGAAATAGTTCTCATAAATATTTACggcattattttgaaaaatgtattgttccataggtttggttaggttcATAACCTGTGTTATGTAATTTTCATCTTTCTCTATTTTACGCTTATAGCGTACCGTCTGTTCAGGATCATGCATATTGATGTCCTTAGGCCAACCTCCCTCATTGTGGGTTATGCCCGTATGCTTGTAAGTGGCCCTCTCTGTATTGGCCTCACTCAAGGACATGGAATGAGCATATTGCGTATCACGGTCAATGGGATTTCGCAGAATATACGGTTTGGAATTTTCCCTATTGGAATTTTCTGAGAAGAGCACTTCatctttattggaaaatttaacTGGATGGCCAAAATGTCGGCGCTCTTTTTTATAGGTGTACtccatagtttttattaaaaaaaaataagtaagtcAACAAGTATTTCGAAATGAATTTTACGAACAAAATCTTTACTATGCACCAAAATAACTTGTTTGAAAACTAAACCATGACTGCCATGGCAACAATATTTCATGGATAACGGTATACATTATTGCCAGTTGCAATTACGAAGAAGATAACGGTTCATAAGGAAAACACGAATTGGATGGTAACAAATTGACAACAAATCTTTTAAATGGTTGATTGAGAATAAATACTTCCTTCTTGCTGGAAGTATTTATTATTCCAAAATTAATTCCATAAATCCAACCATAGTGACTGTGGGTAGGTGACGGAAACAAACCCGCATCTGCTAGCTGctataaataatatattgttGCCATCGATTTCTCAACTTTGCTATGCACCAAAATAACTTGTTTGAAAACTAAATCATGACTGCCATGGCAACAATATTTCATGGATAACGGTAAACAGTATTGCCAGTTGCGAATACGATGAAGATAATGGTCCATAAGGAGAACACACATTGGATGGTAACAATGTCAAAACAAACCGTTCTATTGGATATATTGAGAACATATTTTATACCATATCGCTGGAAGTATTTATAATTCCATAATTAATTCCGTAAATTCAACCATAGTAACTGTGGCTAGTCGACGCACAGTATTTCGAAAACGGCCAAAAATTATATGCTCCAATTCTTATTATAATTTCTGTTTTAATAGTCTATGGTTCCATGCTTcgaatacaaatataaaattttgctatagttgactataactattttttaaaaatatttgaattttaagttgttttttgtgaaaaatggggTTAAATTACATGGATGTTGTAAACGAACGAGTAGTTCGATTTTAATCAAGATAAATATTTTGTGTAGTTATTGGTCATGGtttttaaactaaaacaaaaaaaaaattgagtaaattaaaattttgcaattttttaaagttttttttttttttttgatttttctaaccaaaggacgccaataaaattataataaaattctgctatatttgtttagaaatatttttaaactatttttatttttggacaaTACTTTTGGTAAAAACCGCTCATATATATTATAGCAACGGAATTTTGGACGAACGAGTTTATGTCATGTGTTGCGTTTTAtgctaattttgtttttgattttagtttatatttgttgttaacaatcattcacaaaaataacattttgtaaactttaggaattaacgttatttgttgcaaaaaagaaatctgattcaatctcgaaattaattgaaatgtcatcaataaggaaaattataatatcaattacaattttaattgcacattaaaaaatatttcaagttaggttaaagtggcagcccgatttatttttaggctcacttaggctattcagtccattgtgataatatttcattaaaaaattaattgatttcattagcaaagttTTTAAGTGATTCAATTAACAATTAAATtgatgcaaaactcaattaattgtttcatcaaaaagttaactatttttaattacttttttaactgacttcgtgtttttagtttgattaaaaaattgactgtTTGAAATAAACgtttagtaaaaaattaaaaaaaaatccatcacttctttttaagtgacttagtcttccctggttgattaaaatgttaattttatcaattaattttttattaaaaaatttttaaattttcaatcatttacttaagtcaattatttaattttactatcatgattaaaaagttaattataccaattaatttattaattgaaaaaaatttcaaattcaattaattggaaatatttttgtgatttttttttctttgttttttaattttaacatatttgccTTTTTGGCCATTTGGtggatataaaacaaaataaaagacaGAAGTGAAATTGAGaggtataattttttgttacaagtccTCAACGATggataaaaaggaaaattttcaattttttctattttacaaatttttcaataaataacaTTACTTTTCAAAATTAACCAAATGTAATATTTTGAATTGAAAGCTAACAACAAATATACACTTAAATCAAAgacagaaatgaaattcagaggaataattttttgtttctacaagTCTCCAAAGTAGCTCCAGGGTGGCAAaaacacacccagagaaggaatatgatcaccccaaacatgttttaagagcaaaatgttatttttgggtggtgaccatgtaacatggttttcgcaaccatgttattttctcggaaatcatgtatctgatttcggcaagcaggttatatttgacgagaaaataacattttagtgacaaacatgttacatggtcaccatacaataataacattttgctcttgaaacatgtttgaggtgatcatattccttctctgtgtgcagTTTTCACCTGTTTTTCAAACTTCtgaataaatgtttttatacccttcaccactactgtggtacagggtataataagtttgtgcatttgtatgtaacgccaagaaggagtaatcatagaccaaccttttagtatacggatcggcttagaattaaattctgagtcgatttagcgatgtccgtctgtctgtccgtctgtctgtctgttgatgtatttttgtgtgcaaagtacagctcgcagttttagtccgattgtcctaaaatttggtatagggtcctgtttcggctcaaagacgatccctattgattttggaaaaaatcggttcagatttacatatagctgccatatatatttttcaccgatctggtcataattggcgtgtatatcaaccgatcttcctcaaattccgtacatccgaatattttatgagtctcgaaaaacttgcaaaatatcagcaaaatcggttcagatttagatatagctcccatatatagctttcgcccgatttacactcatttgcccacagaggccaattttttgctccgatttagttgaaattttgcatagggagtagaattagcgttgtaactatgcgtgccaaatttgcttgaaatcggttcagatttggataaatctcccatataaagctttcgcccgatttacactcatatgaccacagaggccaatttttaactccgatttagttgaaattttgcacagagagtataattagcattgttgctaagcgtgctaaatttggttgaaatcggttcagatttagatatagctcccatatatatgtttttctgatttcgacaaaaatggtcaaaataccaacattttccttgtaaaatcgccactgcttagtcgaaaagttgtaaaaatgactctaattttcctaaacttctaatacatatatatcgagcgataaatcataaataaactttttcgaagtttccttaaaattgcttcagatttaaacgtttcccatatttttttactaacattgtgttccaccctagtgcattagccgacttaaattttgagtctatagattttgtagaagtctatcaaattcttccagatcgagtgatatttaaatgtatgtatttgggacaaacctttatatatagcccccaacacatttgacggatgtgatatggtatcgaaaatttagatctacaaagtggtgcagggtataatatagtcggccccgcccgactttagactttccttactggttttttaattttttttaatagaaaactcTTTTTAAATAGGAAgctaacaacaaatataaaataaaaccaaagacagaaatgaaattcagaggaataattttatgttgctACAAGTCCCCAAAGTACCAGCAAAATggccacaaagaaaaaaatccattttcaATTATCCGAATTTTTCAATCTTCTGCAAAAAATAACGTTACTTTcccaaaattaactaaattttattttcttgaatggaaaactaacaacaaatataaaacaaagtcaaagacagaaatgaaattcagaGATATTCCTCAAAGTACCACCAAGAGAAcaaaaaggaaacaattttaatattttacatgttctttcgttttgtttgttgttgttggtttctcttcaatcattattgttgtttttgatctcagcataaaaccatgcattgactaaactacaagtagcttaaccaacagaggaaaaatatgcttgtcaaatttatttgggcaaagccctatagattgcaagatggttggatgtacagctgtttcggaaataccacattcctcatcagcatccttctAGAGGAATGCCAAAGGATCCGAAAATGAAGTACTTCCTCATATGACAAGCTCATGAAATATGTATTGAAATTatccaatttattaatttccaataaaaaattttcccattgtaggaaaattacatacgtatttgaAAGGTAAACATTTATCGaaatgtttttcagtgtatcaaacATTTGGCTTTACATGAAATACATAAATTCAATCATATATACAGGTATGTAtggatgtatgtatgtatttatgCATATGACTGTTGAtggatacattttttatttgtttgttgggTCTTCTGTTGTGTGATATGGCTACTCACCAAGTTGGACGAGGGGACAGTTAAATGGCGAGTGGTAGTTTTTCTTCACACAAACCCAAATCATGGGTTCTTAATGCTCAAAACTGGATTTGAGTAAACACTGTGGCACAAAATTCAATTCAACATGACCATcacaaaaaaaggtttatggtATGAAGAGAGCAAGTATTTTGTTGGTATACCTGTTGGCGCGGGGGTTGGTGTATAAAGACCAAAGAACCCAACATTTATTAATGCAGTGTTGtattacaataacaaaaatgaTGCAAGAGAGTCAAACAAATAGAGAGACATAGAGAGTGTGAGATTTATTGGAGAGTATGGTTGTGCGCATACATATGAGATGACTTTTCTCTAATAAGAGTGGTGTATTTCCAAATGTTGTTGCTCCTTCGTTTATTGGATACATGAAGATGGCCAAAAGCCAAAGCCATCAGTAGTTAACTATCATTTGAGAGCTCGGTTTCAACCAGGTCGCCTTAGTCtctagcaaacaaaaaaaaaatacagacaagttgatttttttctccaatgtttgttaatttttcttcttctgtTTTGAGAGATGAGCGTGTGTATGTAtgcataagatttttttaaagagcTAGTTAAATGttggtatagaaaaaaaaaacaaataaatgccgaagatttataaaaaagaatatgtatTTTTGCtataacataaattttaaagttttcggtaattaaataaattaaggaagtgtttttatttagtttgtGAAAACcaactgaaaaaaaatcgattttatgtTGCGCATTAATCGAGAAAAAGAAGCAGCATCGTATACAAGAATAAAAAGTGTCCACCTTACGCCATAAGCATTCCGAGTGTGgtgcgtgtatgtgtgtgtttctgTCATATGATAGCCACAGTGTATTATGAGAGTTGGCGGCTTACGTTCGACATGGCTAAAACCTCGTGGTGAATTACAATTAATAGCTACATGGTGGTGGGGTGGTGAAATAATAACGTTGTAGTCAACTACCCCCGCCTATGGTCTCTTCACACACATCTTCCATTTGCTTTTAGCCAAGTTGAAAAAGAAAAGAATCATAAAACAAAGGAAAATCCACAATAAAATCAAGCACAAGGAAAATCGAATGATAAGGAAAAAATCTATAAAGAAAAATCTGTGTTATGTCTTAATGcggcaaagaaaatgtttaaaagtATGGAAAGTTATTGAAGTGTGTGAGTGCAAAATAGGacgataaagaaaaaaaacaaaattatacaaTCAAAGGATATGATTTTATAagaaagaaataattaaataaatatataccacgttttGTGTAAGAGAaataattgaaaagaaaaagtgCAAGTCTATTGGAAAACAGATATTTCCAGAATATTGGCttaaaggaaaaaaagaaatataaaaaaattgctacaaAAAAGTGATCAATAATAAATTAGTTAAtgtgaaaaataaacaaaatttttaatgttaatgTCTAACTGGtgaatatttttctacaatgaATTTAAAAGGAGTCTCGTATATATGGAAATATGAAAGGTAATAATATTTctccatacacacaaagaaaatttcattaaaactgtGTCAATCACAtccttgatataacgaaacatttccaTTGTGGCAATGAGATAATTCTATATGGGACCTTGCCaaattagatttccaatttcgggcaaatcgaataaaagttGGGatatctagaagcctaagaagtaaatcgggagatcagtataTGCGATACACACTATAATCGGAACACCATGAatttcaaatttgataaaaattaggGTGTGTATACGGCCTAGAagtcaaattgggagatcggttatatgggggttataccaaaacatggacagatacgCACCCTATTCGGTGCACCTTCTTGTGGACCAAAAATACCTTCAGATcttcaatttcaaccaaattggataacaattgAGACGACTAGACGCCtatgaagtcaaatcgggggatcggtctatatgggagctttaccactacatggaccgatacacaccatattctgcACACGACCTCACGGACCtataacacctctagattttgaatttcagatgAATCCGATAAAAATTGGTTTGCCTATACGGCCAAGAAGTGaactctggagatcggtctatacggggactattccaaaatatttggcaCACCTCCTTGTGGACTTAAGCAGCTTCAAATTTCGGGTGTAtacaagcctaagaagtaaatcgggagatcagtctatatggggcctataccaaaacattgaccgatacataTTCAGCACAGCACctcgtggacctaaaatacctctaggttttgaGTTTTAGCAGAGTTGGATTAAAATTGGggttggacctaaaatacctatagatgttTAATTTCAGCCGAAAAAGTAGGTTGCCTATACGccccagaaatcaaatcgggagatcggtctatatgggagctatgccaCGACATGGACAACACAACAAATTAAACGATACGCACCATATTCGGCAGATTCCctcgtggacctaaaatacatctagattttgaatttgccTATATGCCCAGGgattgaaatcgggagatcggtctatacggtaCGGGGACTATTCCAAAATATGGAACGATTCACGCCTTATTTGACACACCtccttgtggacctaaaataccttcagatcttcaatttcaaccaaattggataacaattgAGAGGACTAGACGCCaatgaaatcaaatcgggagatcggtctatatgggagctataccacaacatggaccgatacaccccatattCTGCACTCGACCTCATTGACCTAAAActcctctagattttgaatttcaatgaATACGATAAAAATTAGCTTGTCTATACGGCCAAGAAGTGaactctggagatcggtctatacggggactattccaaaatatttgaaatatttggcacacCTCCTTGTGGACTTAAGTAGCTTCAAATTTCCAACCTCagacaaatcgtataaaaattggggtgtctagaagcctaagaagtaaatcgggagatcagtctatatagggcctataccaaaacattcacCGATGCATATTCAGCACAGCACctcgtggacctaaaatacctctagattgaaTTTTAGCAGAATTTGATTAATACTGGggttggacctaaaatacctatagatttttaatttcagccgaatcggataaaatgtaGGTTGCCTACACGTCCCAGAAATTAaatcggagatcggtctatatggggaatattccaaaatatagaccgatacgcaccatatttggcacaactATTTGTGGACTAAAAGATttccaagtcaaatcgggaaatcgatctatgtgggagctataccaaaacctggcccGATATACACCTTATTCGGGACAactatttgtggacctaaaatacctttccTCGTGGACATTAAATTCCTCTAGGTTTTGAATTTTAgcagaattggataaaaattgcggtgtctatacaccaaagaagtcaaatcgggagatcagtctgtaTGGGGACTATTCCAAAATATGGactgcaccattttcggcacacctatttgtggacctaagattaggttaggttataattacggcagcccgatatatctggctcactaagactattgagtccattgtgttaccacagtggtgaacttctctcttatcactgagtgctgtccgattctatatttaggtCAATGACACAGGACCTccttttacagccgagtcctaacagcgttccacattgcggtgaaaccatttagagaagctttgaaacacatagaaatgtcaccagcattactgaggggataatccaccgctaaaaaactttttgttgttcgaTTGAAtctggggttgaacccacgacccctagtatgcatggcgggcatgctaaccacgggagacaccgtggtgcaatggtgtgcacctaaaatagctctagatttcccatttcaggcaaatcggatgaaaagtgcagtgtctatatgggagcgatatcaaatttgaaccgatatagccaatcttcaaacttgacctgtgtgcaaacaaaaaacgaatctgttacAATTCAAAACGATAGCGCCTTTATTGAAGATTACAGCGTTACATTACAACTGAAAGACAGACtgccagacggacatggttatattgatttataattattttgttgtttttgatttcagcttaaaaccatgcattgactaaactacaagtatagctttatcaacagaggaaaagaatgtttgtcaaatttatttgggcaaagcccttcagactgcaagatagttggatggacgcacgtttcggaattaccacatttctcatcagcatcctctacttgcagcaaaactatcaaccaattatcagaataaattcaggcagttcactaaacccaaagtgaaccacacttgaaccttccgaaaaaaggttcatATTTTCTTATCTATCTAAGTTATTTTCTTATCTAAAAGTTAAATAGTTGTCTTCCCAGTCAGTTGGGAAATATCTCATCTATTATAAAtgcattttgaaacaaaaactaaaatttaaataatttgaatcaattaaaaattttcgattagGCAGAATAAAAAAGATTCTGGCAGAATCTTATTTAGCCCCCACTATGGATTGAGGGATGtgtttatatggaccgatatgaagaattttttgaatgattattaaccagatcggatgaattttgctcctccaggaagATTCAGAAATCAAATTAggcggtcggtttatatgtacgcaaaaatatttctttcctcccaaacttaattttagacaaacaaatatcgtctcccatttgtttttcgctgtttggaagaaaaatatatacattttgtgaTCGTGTGAACgttgatgtaaaaacaatttcatctgcatctttcctcacatctttctccttgtctgtaatataaacaatgtaggagaaattatttcattttataatttttttttaaattgtacctttcgtctggacggagaatcgcagaccatacagtttgtaagccaacaccctATTTACTGAGCTATATACATTgctgtcatcaacagacaattgtcgctatagccatcaaagCTAtatatttgttcgaattggctagcTTTGGCGCGAATTATGGCCTTCCAACAACCTACAAAACACTCTCACGCTGCACGAAACTGGTTGTATTTGGTCCCATTCCCTACGAAGTGCCGTCTTCAAAGCAgtggcttcactgcaatgtggaacgccgttcggactcggctataaaaggaggtcccttgtcattgagcttaacatggaatcgggcagctctcagtgataagagagaagttcaccactgtggtatcacaatggcctgaataatctaagtgagcctgatacatcattcAAAAAACTAGTTAACACCCGCTTCAATCAGATcccagaagctatgaaaatgctgcttttcaagccacaggtacagatggcttgccaaaccagatatttctttgctaactttgacagttttatgtgcttgaaaatatctgctacctttccccttccttttgccgtataaaactcctgcccCGGAAGCTgcatgtagtcggctttgacgtaggtttcgtcgtccattaccacgcagtcaaacttcgtcagcatcgtcgtgtacagcctccggtatcgcgctttggccgtcgtattttgt
This is a stretch of genomic DNA from Haematobia irritans isolate KBUSLIRL chromosome 4, ASM5000362v1, whole genome shotgun sequence. It encodes these proteins:
- the Dnai2 gene encoding dynein, axonemal, intermediate chain 2 isoform X2, whose protein sequence is MEYTYKKERRHFGHPVKFSNKDEVLFSENSNRENSKPYILRNPIDRDTQYAHSMSLSEANTERATYKHTGITHNEGGWPKDINMHDPEQTVRYKRKIEKDENYITQVMNLTKPMEQYIFQNNAVNIYENYFDDLEPAPLPEPCRSRTINVYRDPNPIKVPVTHLSWSPDGGIKIAVSHCDMKFQGDKTGQKCNSYIWELENPNEPYLTLEPKVPCVCLEYNQKDPTSLVSGMYNGQVAAWDTRHGKYPVMISEREICHRDPVNSVLWNNSKSGTEFFSGGSDGQVLWWDTRKLTEPLDRLLMDPVKSDEQDLSRSYGVSVLEYETTIPTRFMAGSEMGMLFGCNRKGKTPIEKIQLRMMCHLGPVYAIMRNPAFVKNFLTVGDWCARIWSEDCRESSIIWTKSSNAMLTDGSWSYTKVSQFFITRMDGVLDTWDLLQQQNEPVLTVKVCDEPLYCVRTNENGKFVSCGSKLGATFLIEVSENMVTSNKNDKPLLTAMFERENRREKILEAKSREIKLKVKTNQGQDQGDLTMLNGKVNVAPFQSVCEQAEAEYFAAVEQERLRRMPGNKRRGYGRN
- the Dnai2 gene encoding dynein, axonemal, intermediate chain 2 isoform X1; this translates as MEYTYKKERRHFGHPVKFSNKDEVLFSENSNRENSKPYILRNPIDRDTQYAHSMSLSEANTERATYKHTGITHNEGGWPKDINMHDPEQTVRYKRKIEKDENYITQVMNLTKPMEQYIFQNNAVNIYENYFDDLEPAPLPEPCRSRTINVYRDPNPIKVPVTHLSWSPDGGIKIAVSHCDMKFQGDKTGQKCNSYIWELENPNEPYLTLEPKVPCVCLEYNQKDPTSLVSGMYNGQVAAWDTRHGKYPVMISEREICHRDPVNSVLWNNSKSGTEFFSGGSDGQVLWWDTRKLTEPLDRLLMDPVKSDEQDLSRSYGVSVLEYETTIPTRFMAGSEMGMLFGCNRKGKTPIEKIQLRMMCHLGPVYAIMRNPAFVKNFLTVGDWCARIWSEDCRESSIIWTKSSNAMLTDGSWSYTKVSQFFITRMDGVLDTWDLLQQQNEPVLTVKVCDEPLYCVRTNENGKFVSCGSKLGATFLIEVSENMVTSNKNDKPLLTAMFERENRREKILEAKSREIKLKVKTNQGQDQGDLTMLNGKVNVAPFQSVCEQAEAEYFAAVEQERLRRMPGNKQDMEETEVSEADSTSKA